GAAGTATGGAATGAAAAGGGGGTGGTTCACATCTGATATCAGGAGTGTGCATGCCGTGAAGAATCTGTCCTTCAGTCTGGAGAGCGGAGAAACCCTTGGACTGGTGGGTGAAAGCGGCTGCGGGAAGAGTACCTTAGCCAGACTCTTGCTGGGACTGGAGAAACCCTCCTCTGGTAGAGTGCTGTACCGAAGTGCGGATTATACAGACTGGAGCTTCAGCGAGATGCGTAAGATCCGCAGCAGGATGCAGATGGTGTTCCAGAACAGTCTGGCTTCCTTTAATCCACTGTTCACAGTAGAGCAAATTATCGGAGAGCCTCTGCGGAACTACGGGGAGAGGAAGGCCGGCGCGCGGAGAATTCTGGTAGCTGACACGCTTGAGCTTGTTGGACTTGAGCAGAAGCACATTCATAGCTATCCGCATGAACTCAGCGGCGGCCAGCAGCAAAGGGTCGGAATTGCCAGAGCTATTGCACTGCGCCCGGAGCTGATCATCTGTGATGAACCGTTCTCCAGTCTAGATGTCACCCTGCGCAAGCAGATGATGGATCTGTTGCAGGAGTTGAAGCGTGAGCTGGGATTATCCTACGTGTTCATTACACATGACTTGTCGGTCGTGAACCGTTTTTGCGACAGTGTGGCGGTTATGTATCAAGGGGGAATTGTGGAGAAGCAATCAGGTGCGCATATCATGCAGCAGGCAGACCACCCGTATACAAGAAGATTGCTCTCCTCGGTACCGGTGCAAGACCCCCGCTTAAGGAGAAAAGATAGAGAAAAGGAGTACAGAGAATGAGAGCCAGCTCAAAGTCAAAAAGTGTATTAACAACGTCGCTATTCTTCCTGCTTCTTGTGCTAATTATAGGAATGTCAGGTTGCAGTAGTTCGGATAACAGAATCAATTCATCAACTCATTCCAATTCTGC
The sequence above is a segment of the Paenibacillus sp. FSL R7-0204 genome. Coding sequences within it:
- a CDS encoding ATP-binding cassette domain-containing protein, encoding MKLLEAVSLNKKYGMKRGWFTSDIRSVHAVKNLSFSLESGETLGLVGESGCGKSTLARLLLGLEKPSSGRVLYRSADYTDWSFSEMRKIRSRMQMVFQNSLASFNPLFTVEQIIGEPLRNYGERKAGARRILVADTLELVGLEQKHIHSYPHELSGGQQQRVGIARAIALRPELIICDEPFSSLDVTLRKQMMDLLQELKRELGLSYVFITHDLSVVNRFCDSVAVMYQGGIVEKQSGAHIMQQADHPYTRRLLSSVPVQDPRLRRKDREKEYRE